A genomic region of Camelus ferus isolate YT-003-E chromosome 35, BCGSAC_Cfer_1.0, whole genome shotgun sequence contains the following coding sequences:
- the LOC102507721 gene encoding LOW QUALITY PROTEIN: PSME3-interacting protein-like (The sequence of the model RefSeq protein was modified relative to this genomic sequence to represent the inferred CDS: deleted 1 base in 1 codon) gives MDGGDDGNLVIKKRFVSQAELDERCKRRQEEWEKVWKPEDPEECPGEIYDLRSLYEKLQEQKDRKQQEYEEQFKFKNTVRGLDEDEINFLDEVSWQQELTEKQRREEELKELKEYRSNLNKVGISPENKKEVEKKVTVKPIETKNKFSQAKLLAGAVKHKSSESGNSVKRVKSDPDPGDKNQEAPSCVSLGSTSLIGPSIHCPSAAICIGILPGLGAYSGSSDSESSSDSEGTINTTGKTVSSIFRTNTFLEAP, from the exons ATGGATGGAGGGGATGATGGTAACCTTGTCATCAAAAAGAGGTTTGTGTCTCAGGCAGAGCTAGATGAACGGTGcaaaaggaggcaagaagaatgggagaaagtttgGAAACCTGAAGATCCCGAAGAATGCCCAGGGGAGATTTATGACCTTCGGTCTCTGTATGAAAAGCTACAGGAACAGAAAGACAGGAAGCAGCAGGAGTATGAGGAACAGTTCAAATTCAAAAACACGGTAAGAGGCTTAGATGAAGATGAGATCAACTTCCTTGATGAGGTTTCTTGGCAGCAGGAACTAACAGAAAAGCAGCGAAGAGAGGAAGAACTGAAAGAACTGAAGGAATACAGAAGTAATCTCAACAAGGTTGGAATTTctccagaaaacaagaaagaagtggAGAAGAAAGTGACTGTGAAACCCATAGAAACCAAGAACAAGTTCTCCCAGGCAAAGCTGTTGGCAGGAGCTGTGAAGCATAAGAGCTCAGAGAGTGGCAACAGTGTGAAAAGAGTGAAATCGGACCCTGACCCAGGTGACAAGAATCAAGAAGCCCCATCCTGCGTCTCTCTTGGAAGCACATCCCTAATTGGTCCCTCCATCCACTGCCCCTCCGCCGCCATCTGCATCGGCATCCTCCCAGGCTTGGGCGCCTACTCTGGGAGCAGCGACTCTGAGTCCAGCTCAGACAGTGAGGGTACCATCAACACCACTGGCAAG ACCGTCTCCTCCATCTTCCGAACCAACACCTTCCTCGAGGCCCCCTAG